The genomic DNA GTTCCTTTGGTTTCATAAATACCGGATGTTACAGCCCATAAATGCGCCCATCTGGTCATTATTATTGCCCTCGTTCCAGGCGGGAAATCAACCGGTACGGCAGGTTATAAGATACCATCTTACGCTGTACCGCGGCGACATCGTAATCCAGCCGCCTCAGCGTGATCAGGTTTTTATCAGTATCATAAATAATATAAGCCGCCCGCGGGTCGCCGTCGCGCGGCTGGCCGACACTGCCGGGGTTGAAGAAAAAGCGGCCATTCCCTATATTTAACGGCACATCCGGCGCCAGCGGCGTATATTCAACCCGGTCATCGTCACTCAACGCAAAAACCAACGGCAGGTGAGAGTGCCCTACCGCGCCGTGACGAGTCAGCAACACTCTGAAGTTCTGCCGGGCGGCGGCTTCCGTGGTCAGGTACTCAGAAACTGGTTGCCGCGGGCTGCCGTGAGCCAGCGTGAAATCCCGACATTCCAGTAATGTCGGTAAAGCGCTGAGATAGGCAATCTCCTCTGCGTCAATCTGTTCCGCCGTCCAATTAACCGCGGCGGCGGCTTCAGGATGAAAATTGAACGACAGCCTGCCGGCTTCTACCGCCGCCAGGTCATGATTGCCGGCCACGACCAACCCCGGCAGATCCCGTACCAAGGCGATACAGCTATGGGGATCCGGCCCGTAGCCGATGATATCACCCAGTACCCAGAACTCATCAACACCGCCCCGGCGTTCCGTATCAGCCAGCACGGCGCTCAGCGCTTCCAGATTAGAATGAATGTCGGCCAGTACCGCATAACGCATGTGCCCCCATAATATCATAAGAATAGTGAACCAGCATTCATTTTCAGAGTTATTACCGCGTATTTTTAAGTACCCGTTTAAAATAAATTAAGTATATTTACGAATTCCGCCATTGGCATCCGAGTAATAGAATGAGAGCTCTGAGTCAGGTCTGTGTTCTGAGAATGGCCAGATTTTCAAAATTAAAGAGGGGGAACCAAACAAATGAGTAAATTCCATTCCACCATATCCCGCAGAGATTTCATGAAAGCATTGGGGATTACCGGGGCCGGTCTGGGAGCCGCCTCCTTGCTCAGCCCCCAGTTTCAGGATCTGGACGATATGATTTCAGCCAGCGCATCCCAAAACCAATACCCCTGGTGGGTCAGGCGGGTTGACGAGCCTACAGTAGAAGTAGATTGGACCATGAAGTCCCGCTGGAGTGAGGTCAATACGCTTCGTGGCTCAAGTTTCTATATGAATTCATACATTACTCCGGAGGAGCAGAACGCCAGACAGGCCCAACAGGCCGCGTGGCATCAGCAATGGCTGGAAGAAAACAAACCCGGGTGGGCTTTACGAGACCGGGCGTTCTCCGGAGCGGCGGATGAGGGCGGCGTTTCCAACACTTTCATGGGAACAAAACGAGTCGCCGGTCCGGAAGACCTGGGTGTGCCAAAATACTCGGGGACCCCGGAGGAGAATTCGCGTCTGATACGAAGCGCTTTACGCTTTTTCGGTTGTATGAGCGTAGGTTTCGTAGAACTGGATCCATTGACAACCGAAAAATTCATCTACTCGTATGAACCGGGCGGACGTCGCCAAATCACCTGGAAAGCAGACGGGCCTTTTGAAACCGCCACAGAACACGCTCATCCGCTGGATGCCCGGAATGTGATTGTCATGGTCAACCAGGAGAACCATGAATTGTGGAAACGCTCCAATACCTTGTTACAAGTCCAGATTCGTTACCAGCGGGCGGCTAACATCCAGGAAAGGGTTCAGAACTTCCTCGGCGGTCTCGGATACTGGGCTTTGTCCGAGGGAGGAAATGGCACCGGTAACGCACCGGCTTTATCTATCATGGCCGGTTTGGGCGAGTTAGGCCGAATCCAGCGGACCATCACACCAGAATGGGGCCCGACTGTCGGTATTTTCCGTTACATTACCGATATGCCGGTTGAGGCAGGAAAGCCGATTGACGCCGGTTTCTGGCGCTTCTGCTTTACCTGTAAGAAATGTGCCGAGGCTTGTGGTGAGGGCGCCTTAAGCCTGGCAGATGAACCGACGTGGGATCCCTCGGAAAACGCCACCCCCTAT from Dehalogenimonas sp. W includes the following:
- a CDS encoding metallophosphoesterase family protein, with the protein product MRYAVLADIHSNLEALSAVLADTERRGGVDEFWVLGDIIGYGPDPHSCIALVRDLPGLVVAGNHDLAAVEAGRLSFNFHPEAAAAVNWTAEQIDAEEIAYLSALPTLLECRDFTLAHGSPRQPVSEYLTTEAAARQNFRVLLTRHGAVGHSHLPLVFALSDDDRVEYTPLAPDVPLNIGNGRFFFNPGSVGQPRDGDPRAAYIIYDTDKNLITLRRLDYDVAAVQRKMVSYNLPYRLISRLERGQ
- a CDS encoding reductive dehalogenase, with translation MSKFHSTISRRDFMKALGITGAGLGAASLLSPQFQDLDDMISASASQNQYPWWVRRVDEPTVEVDWTMKSRWSEVNTLRGSSFYMNSYITPEEQNARQAQQAAWHQQWLEENKPGWALRDRAFSGAADEGGVSNTFMGTKRVAGPEDLGVPKYSGTPEENSRLIRSALRFFGCMSVGFVELDPLTTEKFIYSYEPGGRRQITWKADGPFETATEHAHPLDARNVIVMVNQENHELWKRSNTLLQVQIRYQRAANIQERVQNFLGGLGYWALSEGGNGTGNAPALSIMAGLGELGRIQRTITPEWGPTVGIFRYITDMPVEAGKPIDAGFWRFCFTCKKCAEACGEGALSLADEPTWDPSENATPYTPVTGHDPADRPGALPAQPGGWHQGGAKVFYEDSRKCRAWKMHANTCNSGRCHGVCTFTKHHYASIHETVLAVQSATPIFNSFFKEMDDLMGYGLAGWAHDDYSAPDDKRTSAVDEFWNYQLPVYGIDTSVGQSYQ